The Brachyhypopomus gauderio isolate BG-103 chromosome 17, BGAUD_0.2, whole genome shotgun sequence genome includes a window with the following:
- the zc2hc1c gene encoding uncharacterized protein zc2hc1c produces MPEDCKRKTVKDWPQDTGKEWQNPSPVQRKYSPATSRQKMHSKEKEDGILMDKSGMDSVFPLKPVCHKRPFILKNCQAGSNYITQTDQRRLYNHPPCSSQSKQTKNKRQEENDLSKFEPTDIELHQPLQKRGETNGKPTTGYETLHENQSRLSENQIDSMTKEIRKKEIMLQEKLLKTEQELRKVQLKSALVDKVKREESSKSVKREENRLYCNDKGNWDWEIGRERTLGGRRDGQKERVRERDWGTGNKDIMEQLEKCERETIMNQRERRRDGKREVSLQWENKTTDCYIQDKLWGKEINQKWEVGRKNKTRRETEVEWDWNEIKELERTDWQGKGGVNSGEKRRAERPKVKRDIEEEEDEEQWDIIDRLKLNSHAKGKAFSKQINGLESHQWPSQERLYEHNQRTAEEMTTKTIRKALPAEPSTEVALGSPYFNQKGNRLQQVELSPENSSNANTHLIPCNICHRQFTEDRLDKHSMVCEKLQHSKRKVFDSSKYRAKGTELEKFMKTNNRCEAPELKKNNWRQKHEAFICSLRQTRDPVTRDFQPQLSADPNPDYISCPHCGRRFAPGPAERHIPKCQNIKSKPPPPPRHRR; encoded by the exons ATGCCAGAAGACTGTAAGAGAAAGACTGTTAAAGACTGGCCTCAAGACACTGGGAAAGAATGGCAAAACCCAAGTCCTGTGCAGCGGAAGTACAGCCCTGCCACATCCAGGCAGAAGATGCATTCAAAGGAGAAGGAAGATGGCATTTTGATGGATAAATCTGGGATGGACAGTGTTTTCCCTCTAAAGCCTGTTTGCCACAAGAGACCATTTATCCTGAAAAACTGCCAGGCAGGCAGCAATTATATTACACAAACAGACCAAAGGAGACTTTATAACCATCCCCCCTGTTCATCCCAAAGTAAACAGACCAAGAACAAGAGACAGGAGGAAAATGATCTGAGTAAATTTGAGCCTACTGATATAGAATTGCATCAGCCATTACAGAAAAGAGGTGAAACCAATGGCAAGCCAACCACTGGGTATGAGACACTACATGAAAATCAGAGCAGACTTTCTGAAAATCAGATTGACAGTATGACAAAGGAAATCCGCAAAAAGGAAATTATGCTACAAGAAAAGCTGTTAAAGACAGAGCAAGAGTTGAGGAAGGTTCAATTGAAGAGTGCACTTGTGGACAAGGTCAAAAGAGAggagagcagtaagagtgtgaaAAGGGAAGAAAACAGATTATACTGTAACGACAAAGGAAACTGGGATTGGGAAATTGGCAGAGAAAGGACCTTAGGAGGCAGAAGAGatggacagaaggagagagtcaGAGAAAGAGACTGGGGGACGGGCAATAAAGACATTATGGAACAATTGGAGaagtgtgagagggagacaaTAATGAatcaaagagagagaaggagagatggaaagagagaggtgAGCCTACAGTGGGAGAACAAAACCACAGACTGTTATATTCAAGACAAACTTTGGGGAAAGGAAATAAACCAGAAATGGGAAGTAGGAAGGAAAAACAAGACAAGGAGAGAAACAGAAGTGGAATGGGACTGGAATGAGATAAAAGAATTGGAAAGAACAGATTGGCAAGGGAAGGGAGGAGTGAATAGTGGAGAAAAGAGGAGGGCTGAAAGACCAAAGGTTAAGAGAGAcatagaggaggaagaggatgaagagCAGTGGGACATAATTGACAGGCTTAAGCTAAACTCGCATGCAAAAGGGAAAGCTTTCTCCAAACAAATAAATGGGCTTGAATCACATCAGTGGCCCAGCCAAGAGAGGCTTTATGAACACAATCAAAGGACTGCAGAGGAGATGACAACAAAAACCATCAGAAAGGCTTTACCTGCAGAGCCATCCACTGAAGTTGCTCTGGGCTCTCCTTATTTCAACCAAAAGGGTAACAGGCTCCAGCAAGTGGAACTCAGTCCAGAAAACAGTTCCAATGCTAATACACATCTCATACCCTGTAACATATGCCACAGACAGTTTACAGAAGATCGTCTTGACAAGCACAGCATGGTTTGTGAGAAATTACAGCATTCCAAACGTAAAGTCTTTGACTCCTCAAAGTACAGGGCCAAAGGTACTGAATTGGAAAAATTCATGAAGACAAATAACCGGTGTGAGGCACCAGAG CTCAAGAAGAACAACTGGCGTCAAAAACACGAGGCCTTCATCTGTAGTCTTCGCCAGACTCGTGATCCTGTAACAAGAGACTTTCAGCCTCAGTTAAGTGCAGATCCCAACCCAGATTATATAAGCTGCCCCCACTGTGGCAGGCGCTTTGCTCCTGGTCCAGCAGAAAGACACATTCCGAAGTGTCAGAACATTAAGAGTaaaccccccccacctcccaggCATCGCCGTTAA
- the acyp1 gene encoding acylphosphatase-1, with amino-acid sequence MSTEQLLSVDYEVFGKVQGVFFRKHTQSEGKKLGLVGWVQNTGAGTVQGQLQGPASNVAQMQQWLRTTGSPQSRVIKAEFKNERSIEKTDFKDFKVVR; translated from the exons ATGTCGACGGAGCAACTCCTGTCAGTAGACTACGAGGTGTTCGGGAAGGTCCAGGGTGTGTTCTTtaggaaacacacacag TCAGAGGGGAAGAAGCTCGGCTTGGTGGGCTGGGTGCAGAACACTGGAGCCGGAACCGTGCAGGGGCAGCTCCAAGGGCCCGCGTCCAACGTCGCACAGATGCAGCAGTGGCTCAGAACCACGGGGAGTCCGCAGTCCCGAGTCATAAAAGCAGAGTTCAAGAATGAGAGATCAATTGAAAAAACGGATTTCAAAGACTTCAAAGTTGTCCGTTAA